The Haloarchaeobius amylolyticus genome window below encodes:
- a CDS encoding TIGR00725 family protein: MRVSVIGGSSVSDESYDLAEEVGYRLGKRGHTVICGGLTGVMRAVSEGANNGGGTTIGILPGENYDGANAYVDIPIATGMGHARNSLVAMNGDAVIAIDGEWGTLSEIALSKVYDRPVVGLNTHDVPGLDEVETPEEAVEYVETNR; encoded by the coding sequence ATGCGAGTAAGCGTCATCGGCGGAAGCTCCGTCTCCGACGAATCCTACGACCTCGCCGAGGAGGTCGGCTACCGCCTCGGCAAGCGGGGGCACACGGTCATCTGCGGCGGTCTGACGGGTGTGATGCGGGCCGTCTCGGAGGGCGCGAACAACGGCGGCGGCACCACCATCGGCATCCTCCCCGGCGAGAACTACGACGGCGCGAACGCCTACGTCGACATCCCCATCGCGACCGGGATGGGCCACGCCCGGAACTCGCTGGTCGCGATGAACGGCGACGCCGTCATCGCCATCGACGGCGAGTGGGGGACGCTCTCCGAGATCGCGCTCTCGAAGGTGTACGACCGCCCGGTCGTGGGACTCAACACCCACGACGTGCCGGGACTGGACGAGGTCGAGACGCCGGAAGAAGCAGTTGAGTACGTCGAAACGAACCGCTGA
- a CDS encoding ribonuclease H-like domain-containing protein: protein MRIENSFIPVRGVGEQTERELWRSGVTHWDDFDGSVVGPTTADRIEAFIDEARGRLREGDTRFFGEAFPSQERWRLYENFREQTCFFDIETTGLSKERDRVTTVSFHRGDETTTLVQGDDLTAETIREQFEDAALMATFNGARFDVPFLETSFDLALDLPHIDLMYPCKRIGLDGGLKTIEQDVGIAREGPDISGRDAVRLWNEYERGSQEALDTLVEYNRDDTRNLKTLMDIVADSLHADVFEAERGST from the coding sequence GTGCGCATCGAGAACAGTTTCATCCCGGTTCGGGGTGTGGGCGAGCAGACGGAGCGCGAGCTGTGGCGGTCGGGTGTGACCCACTGGGACGACTTCGACGGGTCGGTCGTCGGGCCGACGACGGCGGACCGCATCGAGGCGTTCATCGACGAGGCGCGAGGGCGACTCCGCGAGGGGGACACCCGCTTCTTCGGCGAGGCGTTCCCGAGCCAGGAGCGCTGGCGGCTCTACGAGAACTTCCGCGAGCAGACCTGCTTCTTCGACATCGAGACGACCGGCCTCTCGAAGGAGCGCGACCGCGTGACCACGGTGTCGTTCCACCGGGGGGACGAGACGACGACGCTGGTGCAGGGCGACGACCTGACCGCCGAGACCATCCGCGAGCAGTTCGAGGACGCGGCCCTGATGGCGACGTTCAACGGGGCCCGCTTCGACGTGCCGTTCCTCGAGACCTCCTTCGACCTGGCGCTGGACCTGCCCCACATCGACCTCATGTACCCCTGCAAGCGTATCGGCCTCGACGGCGGGCTGAAGACCATCGAGCAGGACGTCGGCATCGCCCGCGAGGGGCCGGACATCTCCGGGCGTGACGCGGTTCGGCTCTGGAACGAGTACGAACGCGGCAGTCAGGAGGCCCTCGACACGCTCGTCGAGTACAACCGCGACGACACCCGCAACCTCAAGACGCTCATGGACATCGTCGCCGACTCGCTGCACGCCGACGTGTTCGAGGCCGAGCGCGGGTCGACGTAG
- a CDS encoding helix-turn-helix transcriptional regulator produces the protein MACLVTCLLLVTATIAGAAAAPGGTVDSVSFSKDSTITVTSGVVYVAGWESQTVTVSYDSSGSADLCAYAGGAEGTELTCTQVAATTSPSTTSLTIDWPDNTTGKQQFTVALVNDSGVVDSHERTVHVLPSGGDYDDDGLSNRAELESGTQPLEPDTDGDGLADGEEVNVLETSPTDSDTDGDGLPDGKEVNKYDTNPTNGDSDGDGLSDGPEVVKYNTDPAEQDTDGDGLTDGAEVDGATDPTNPDSDDDGLSDGKEVNQYDTNSTIADTDEDGLTDGEEVNKYNTDPTKPDTDEDGLTDGEEVNKYNTDPTKPDTDGDGMNDSAEIAAGSNPGTAKSTNTIFGVDASVVVLGGLALLIGGGAIVGRWYLGRPEADTADDTQPPADAETGGPSADPSNGNGRGPGPTGSPEPVSGPDSEPVDPDYLTDEDRVLQLLDQNDGRLKQSDFVSETDWSKSKVSRVLSKMASSGEIRKVALGRENLIIHPDVESEASHSLFENRDDE, from the coding sequence GTGGCGTGTCTGGTCACGTGCCTCCTGCTCGTGACCGCGACGATAGCGGGGGCCGCCGCGGCGCCCGGCGGGACCGTCGATTCGGTCTCGTTCTCCAAGGACTCGACTATCACGGTCACCTCGGGGGTGGTCTACGTGGCCGGCTGGGAGTCACAGACGGTGACGGTTTCCTACGACAGTTCGGGATCGGCCGACCTGTGTGCCTACGCCGGCGGGGCAGAGGGCACGGAACTCACCTGCACACAGGTCGCAGCGACGACCTCGCCCTCGACCACGTCGCTGACCATCGACTGGCCGGACAACACGACCGGCAAACAGCAGTTCACGGTCGCCCTGGTCAACGACAGTGGCGTCGTCGACAGCCACGAACGGACCGTCCACGTCCTGCCGTCGGGCGGTGACTACGACGACGACGGGCTGAGCAACCGCGCGGAACTCGAGAGCGGCACCCAGCCCCTCGAACCCGACACCGACGGCGACGGGTTGGCCGACGGCGAGGAGGTCAACGTCCTCGAGACCTCGCCCACTGACTCGGACACCGACGGCGACGGCCTGCCGGACGGCAAGGAGGTCAACAAGTACGACACCAACCCGACGAACGGCGATAGCGACGGTGACGGGCTATCCGACGGACCCGAGGTCGTGAAGTACAACACCGACCCCGCCGAGCAGGACACGGACGGCGATGGCCTGACCGACGGTGCGGAGGTCGACGGCGCGACGGACCCCACGAATCCGGATTCAGACGACGATGGCCTGTCCGACGGGAAGGAGGTCAACCAGTACGACACGAACTCCACCATCGCCGACACGGACGAGGACGGCCTGACCGACGGCGAGGAGGTCAACAAGTACAACACCGACCCGACGAAACCCGACACGGACGAGGACGGCCTGACCGACGGCGAAGAGGTCAACAAGTACAACACCGACCCGACGAAACCCGACACGGACGGTGACGGCATGAACGACAGCGCAGAGATTGCTGCCGGGTCCAACCCCGGCACCGCGAAGTCCACCAACACCATCTTCGGGGTCGACGCGTCGGTCGTCGTGCTCGGTGGCCTGGCCCTACTCATCGGCGGCGGCGCCATCGTCGGGCGATGGTACCTCGGGCGCCCGGAGGCCGACACCGCCGACGACACGCAACCTCCAGCAGACGCCGAGACCGGCGGACCATCTGCAGACCCATCGAACGGGAATGGTCGAGGTCCGGGGCCCACCGGTTCGCCGGAACCCGTCTCTGGCCCGGACTCCGAGCCCGTGGACCCCGACTACCTGACCGACGAAGACCGTGTCCTCCAGTTGCTCGACCAGAACGACGGCCGCCTCAAACAGTCGGACTTCGTCTCCGAGACTGACTGGTCGAAGTCCAAGGTCTCGCGAGTCCTCTCGAAGATGGCCTCCAGTGGCGAGATTCGGAAGGTCGCGCTCGGCCGGGAGAACCTCATCATCCACCCCGACGTCGAATCCGAGGCGTCTCACTCGCTGTTCGAGAACCGGGACGACGAATAG
- a CDS encoding winged helix-turn-helix transcriptional regulator: MATDDSDEGSIGPYSRTDTLGWETRWHAIRQLLGRKWSLHVLHRLADDDPLCFTDLETSLDGMTATMLSRRLSELRCAGLVDRQVEATSPPTTTYRLTAGGRQVAVALRGLGAATEHVECAPDACEDDACDEELAETACSPESPDCACIS, translated from the coding sequence ATGGCAACCGACGACAGTGACGAGGGGTCCATCGGGCCGTACTCCCGGACCGACACCCTCGGCTGGGAGACGCGCTGGCACGCTATCCGGCAGCTCCTCGGGCGAAAGTGGTCGCTGCACGTCCTGCACCGGCTCGCCGACGACGACCCGCTGTGCTTCACCGACCTCGAGACGAGTCTCGACGGGATGACCGCGACCATGCTCTCTCGCCGCCTCTCGGAGCTGCGCTGTGCCGGGCTGGTCGACCGGCAGGTGGAGGCTACCTCCCCACCGACCACGACCTACCGGCTCACCGCGGGCGGTCGCCAGGTCGCGGTCGCGTTGCGCGGGCTGGGAGCTGCGACCGAACACGTCGAGTGCGCCCCGGATGCGTGCGAGGACGACGCGTGCGACGAGGAACTGGCCGAGACGGCGTGCTCGCCGGAATCGCCCGACTGCGCCTGTATATCGTAA
- a CDS encoding acyl-CoA thioesterase — translation MRDDPFIVDIDVRYNDVDLLGHVNNAIYVSYLEEARVEYLPEVLGDTDALDGVIANLEIDYHRPITLEDDVEVAIAITEVGNSTLHFEYEVRASGDVAATATTVQVAYDAEAGESRPIPEAWKQRVREFEGL, via the coding sequence ATGCGCGACGACCCGTTCATCGTCGATATCGACGTCCGCTACAACGACGTGGACCTGCTGGGCCACGTGAACAACGCCATCTACGTCAGCTATCTGGAAGAGGCACGTGTCGAGTATCTCCCCGAGGTGCTGGGCGACACCGACGCGCTCGACGGCGTCATCGCCAACCTCGAGATCGACTACCATCGCCCCATCACGCTCGAAGACGACGTCGAGGTCGCCATCGCCATCACCGAGGTCGGGAACTCGACGCTGCACTTCGAGTACGAGGTCCGCGCGTCTGGCGACGTGGCCGCGACCGCGACGACGGTCCAGGTCGCCTACGACGCCGAGGCCGGCGAATCCCGCCCCATCCCCGAGGCGTGGAAGCAGCGGGTCCGCGAGTTCGAAGGGCTCTGA
- a CDS encoding DUF7847 domain-containing protein, translating into MGAISAARDAGQALVRNPVVFLATFGLALVQVPQQALQFFGLNVAGSLYGLATVVVTPLFTAGILSMAHEALDESTGLSTFVEGGKEHYLTMLLSTLLYSAVFAAIGFVTAFVLIIAGVFVIGLSAAGTGGVSMVSLGIVGVLVLLAVAVFFVLSMLLQFFSPAIVVDDADIGESFKRSYRLARENLVSVFGFTVLKAIPGTLAGGSVVLLLFARYYREFSRGGFGENPAMAESLFVNGSVYGGLETATFAAIVLVGIASTTLVTAFTQTYLLTYYVEHADAEPSGTQRFEEEYDLPSGY; encoded by the coding sequence ATGGGAGCCATCTCTGCCGCCCGAGACGCCGGCCAGGCCCTGGTCCGGAACCCCGTCGTCTTCCTGGCGACGTTCGGGCTCGCTCTCGTACAGGTCCCCCAGCAGGCCCTCCAGTTCTTCGGCCTCAACGTCGCGGGGTCGCTCTACGGCCTCGCGACCGTCGTGGTGACACCGCTGTTCACCGCCGGTATCCTCTCGATGGCCCACGAGGCCCTGGACGAATCCACCGGCCTCTCCACGTTCGTCGAGGGTGGGAAGGAGCACTACCTGACCATGCTGCTCTCGACGCTCCTCTACTCGGCCGTCTTCGCGGCCATCGGATTCGTCACCGCGTTCGTCCTCATCATCGCGGGCGTGTTCGTCATCGGCCTGAGTGCTGCGGGCACCGGGGGCGTCAGCATGGTGAGCCTCGGCATCGTCGGCGTGCTGGTGTTGCTGGCCGTCGCCGTGTTCTTCGTCCTCTCGATGCTCCTGCAGTTCTTCTCGCCGGCCATCGTCGTCGACGACGCCGACATCGGCGAGTCGTTCAAGCGGAGCTACCGGCTCGCACGTGAGAACCTCGTGAGCGTCTTCGGGTTCACCGTCCTCAAGGCCATCCCGGGCACCCTCGCCGGCGGCTCGGTCGTCCTCCTGCTGTTCGCCCGGTACTACCGCGAGTTCTCCCGTGGTGGCTTCGGCGAGAACCCCGCCATGGCCGAGTCGCTGTTCGTGAACGGCTCGGTCTACGGCGGGCTCGAGACCGCGACGTTCGCGGCCATCGTGCTCGTGGGCATCGCCTCGACGACGCTCGTCACCGCCTTCACGCAGACGTACCTGCTCACCTACTACGTCGAGCACGCCGACGCCGAGCCCAGCGGGACACAGCGGTTCGAAGAAGAGTACGACCTGCCGTCCGGGTACTGA
- a CDS encoding thioredoxin family protein: MSNQDELEEIRESKREEIIDQENAADTPDEPVQVEGPDHFQELVGTYDVALVDFYADWCGPCIALGEFIGEVAAETDAAVLKVDVDQQQQLASQFGVQSIPNMLVFKDGEPVQRLVGLKDKSELVAAVEAAA, translated from the coding sequence ATGTCGAACCAAGACGAACTCGAGGAGATCCGAGAGTCCAAGCGAGAGGAGATCATCGACCAGGAGAACGCTGCGGACACCCCGGACGAGCCCGTGCAGGTCGAGGGGCCGGACCACTTCCAGGAGCTCGTCGGGACGTACGACGTCGCCCTCGTCGACTTCTACGCCGACTGGTGTGGCCCGTGTATCGCGCTCGGCGAGTTCATCGGCGAGGTCGCTGCGGAGACGGACGCCGCCGTCCTGAAGGTGGACGTCGACCAGCAGCAACAGCTCGCCAGCCAGTTCGGCGTCCAGAGCATCCCCAACATGCTCGTGTTCAAGGACGGCGAGCCGGTCCAGCGCCTCGTCGGCCTGAAGGACAAGAGCGAGCTCGTGGCCGCGGTCGAGGCCGCAGCCTGA
- a CDS encoding M20 family metallopeptidase produces the protein MTAPADAVVAAATDTRRLVDRALDLLSVDTQNPPGETDGLVDQLEGFFEGLGYRTDRVVADPAKPNLLATLPGATDATLCFMGHVDTVPYDADDWTRDPLGEYDEAEGRVYGRGATDMKGPLAAMLEAARAFAEAEGEPPVTLCFAVVSDEETGGHAGVRAMVERDAIAADGCIIGETTCERGRHSVTVADKGSIWLTLEAGGEAAHGSRPMFGTNAIDRLYSAITDLRSYLCTVTFETDPAVDDVIEESVEYYAGHLGEEAAGALFSHPTCNLGTIEGGEAINTVPEHARAELDVRLSPGVDTRAVIEEIRDRIDDHEGVVVAECDWSVGSFTPTADPLVPAVAETAEAVTGDRVFRRSATGGGDAKKLRHAGIPTLEFALGTDTVHGVDEYTTVDALRANAEIYVRAAYAFAEGR, from the coding sequence ATGACCGCCCCGGCCGACGCGGTGGTCGCGGCCGCTACCGACACCCGTCGACTCGTCGACCGGGCACTCGACTTGCTCTCGGTCGACACGCAGAACCCGCCGGGCGAGACCGACGGACTGGTCGACCAGCTAGAGGGGTTCTTCGAGGGGCTCGGCTACCGGACCGACCGCGTCGTCGCGGACCCGGCGAAGCCCAACCTGCTCGCGACCCTGCCCGGCGCCACAGACGCGACCCTCTGCTTCATGGGCCACGTCGACACCGTCCCGTACGACGCCGACGACTGGACTCGCGACCCACTCGGCGAGTACGACGAGGCCGAGGGCCGGGTGTACGGCCGCGGCGCGACCGACATGAAAGGGCCCCTCGCGGCGATGCTCGAAGCGGCCCGTGCCTTCGCCGAGGCCGAGGGGGAGCCACCGGTCACGCTCTGCTTCGCGGTCGTCAGCGACGAGGAGACCGGCGGCCACGCCGGCGTCCGCGCGATGGTCGAACGCGACGCCATCGCGGCCGACGGCTGCATCATCGGGGAGACGACCTGCGAGCGCGGCCGTCACTCCGTCACCGTCGCCGACAAGGGGAGCATCTGGCTCACCCTCGAAGCCGGGGGCGAAGCCGCCCACGGGTCGCGCCCCATGTTCGGGACCAACGCCATCGACCGCCTCTACAGCGCCATCACCGACCTGCGAAGCTACCTCTGCACGGTCACCTTCGAGACCGACCCGGCGGTCGACGACGTCATCGAAGAGTCCGTCGAGTACTACGCCGGGCACCTCGGCGAGGAAGCCGCGGGAGCACTGTTCTCGCATCCCACCTGCAACCTCGGCACCATCGAGGGTGGCGAGGCCATCAACACCGTCCCCGAACACGCCCGGGCCGAACTCGACGTCCGGCTATCGCCGGGCGTCGATACACGGGCCGTCATCGAGGAGATCCGCGACCGCATCGACGACCACGAGGGCGTCGTCGTCGCCGAGTGCGACTGGAGCGTCGGCAGTTTCACGCCCACGGCGGACCCGCTGGTCCCGGCCGTCGCCGAGACCGCGGAAGCCGTCACCGGCGACCGCGTCTTCCGACGGTCCGCGACCGGCGGTGGCGACGCGAAGAAACTCCGGCACGCGGGCATCCCGACCCTGGAGTTCGCACTCGGCACCGACACGGTCCACGGGGTCGACGAGTACACCACGGTCGACGCATTGCGGGCCAACGCCGAGATCTACGTCCGGGCGGCCTACGCGTTCGCCGAGGGCCGCTAG
- the trxA gene encoding thioredoxin, producing the protein MSGTDGEDDLRAGANEQTTETTTGSEPVHVESEAHLEELVSENDVVLVDFYADWCGPCQMLEPVVAEVAAETAAVVAKVDIDDLQALAQQQGIRGVPTLMLYADGDLVERLVGVQEKSTLVELVEANA; encoded by the coding sequence ATGAGCGGAACTGACGGCGAGGACGACCTTCGTGCCGGGGCGAACGAGCAGACGACCGAGACCACGACCGGGTCGGAGCCGGTCCACGTCGAGAGCGAGGCCCACCTCGAGGAACTCGTCTCGGAGAACGATGTCGTGCTCGTGGACTTCTACGCCGACTGGTGTGGCCCCTGCCAGATGCTCGAACCGGTCGTCGCCGAGGTCGCAGCAGAGACCGCCGCCGTCGTCGCGAAGGTCGACATCGACGACCTGCAGGCGCTCGCCCAGCAACAGGGCATCCGGGGCGTCCCGACCCTCATGCTCTACGCCGACGGCGACCTGGTCGAGCGACTCGTCGGCGTCCAGGAGAAGTCGACGCTGGTCGAGCTGGTCGAAGCGAACGCGTGA